One genomic window of Gossypium hirsutum isolate 1008001.06 chromosome D11, Gossypium_hirsutum_v2.1, whole genome shotgun sequence includes the following:
- the LOC107912908 gene encoding disease resistance protein RGA2, producing the protein MADVFVSSLVSTILGNLNSLALREFEIASNLETDLQDLESTLSTIQAVLQDAEQKQWRSEAVRNWLRKLKDIAYDADDLLDEFAAKAFLWKARENMSSKVSDFFSSKNSTVFTFKKAHELKQIRQRLDAVAEEKNKFHLTEKVGDLEIDDREWRLTSSLVSESEILGRNEDKENVINGLFGSSLDLSDLSIYAICGMGGLGKTTLAQLVFNDERVERGFAVRIWVCVSDVFEVRRLIKAVIESIDGSPCDIIELDPLQRYLREKLRGKRFLLVLDDVWNENYEKWDGFRNSLKVGAKGSAVIVTTRIEKVALIMATLPIYHLDYLSDENSWLLFKQRSALMESEEGYMRLESIGKQIVQKCGGVPLAVKALGSMLRLKHRESDWLCVKESEIWELPDDGSGILPALRLSYGNLPSYLRQCFAFCSIFPKDCEMDKSQLIELWMANGFVPSRGRRELREIGDEIFLELTWRSFFQDVTEDDDGTVTCKMHDLVHDLAISIMRFECYMYDNNQSFGSPKQIRHLHIPIQPMPPFSYERILFDKQHNLLKSCSSVRSLILGGIGLTKADCPLKHVRALDCNMHQIPKSLGKMVHLRYLNIRYQGSACIDRIPKSFCNLVHLTYLNLSYSRIKRLPQSANCLLNLQIMKLSWCRYLCELPQGMQHMRSLKCVDISHCDSLEQTPPGIGHLTQLVELSIFIVRKDHGCGVWELKELDLGKELSLKELDNVTGSTEAKSANLIRKQNLRSLSLIWGKQAGEFPDNEEEVLSSLQPHYNLEYFRISCYQGLRLPSWLIDLPNLVSVELDLCKRCSHLPPLGELPLLKVLKIKGMDAVKCISNEFYGNGINPFPSLEELYFDSMPVLETWKTVEGRGNFPRLQILVFRKCPELIELPKFPTLKKLQIGKRESGLFCPYPGSLEIHDLSGLTVFPSGLLQNQTHLEELRIASLPDLKSLSNHLDNLSVLKHLGIYSCHKLEDILEALQNLNALESLVLVGCDRLVSFPGNVNGLTSLRVLNISECDRFTSLSDRVMHLTHLEEMWIWDCPMLNSLPEEIQHLNALQKLTISRCDGFTSVPNQIEHLTSLCELNFEYCIHLMSLPQGIKSLTTLKNLYIRGCPHLEKWCNEGGGEGWPYIAHVPHIQIFANDKACYSKRRRSHGSLFTRFGDWTFGLASKLLKCKPES; encoded by the coding sequence ATGGCAgatgtttttgtttcttcccttGTGAGTACCATCTTAGGGAACCTCAATTCTCTAGCTCTTCGTGAATTTGAAATCGCAAGTAATTTGGAAACCGACCTTCAAGATCTCGAGAGCACTTTAAGTACGATTCAAGCCGTGCTTCAAGACGCAGAGCAGAAGCAATGGAGGAGTGAGGCCGTCAGGAATTGGCTCAGAAAACTCAAGGATATCGCTTACGATGCTGATGATTTACTCGACGAGTTTGCTGCAAAAGCTTTCCTATGGAAGGCTCGAGAAAACATGAGCAGCAAAGTAAGTGATTTCTTTTCCTCTAAAAATTCCACTGTGTTTACTTTCAAGAAGGCTCATGAACTTAAGCAAATTAGGCAGAGGTTAGATGCTGTAGCAGAGGAGAAAAACAAATTTCATTTGACTGAAAAAGTTGGGGATTTAGAAATTGATGATAGGGAATGGCGATTAACTAGCTCGCTGGTCAGTGAATCTGAAATATTGGGAAGAAATGAGGATAAAGAGAACGTAATCAACGGGTTGTTTGGTAGTTCGTTGGATCTAAGTGATTTGTCCATTTATGCCATTTGTGGTATGGGTGGACTTGGAAAGACTACTCTTGCTCAACTGGTGTTCAATGATGAAAGGGTTGAAAGGGGTTTTGCTGTGAGGATTTGGGTATGTGTATCCGATGTTTTTGAAGTCAGAAGGTTGATAAAAGCAGTTATTGAGTCCATTGATGGTAGTCCTTGTGATATCATTGAGCTCGACCCTCTGCAACGATACTTGCGAGAAAAGCTAAGGGGAAAGCGATTTCTTCTCGTATTAGATGATGTTTGgaatgaaaactatgaaaaatggGATGGTTTTAGGAATTCATTGAAGGTTGGAGCAAAAGGCAGCGCGGTCATAGTTACAACCCGGATCGAGAAAGTTGCTCTTATCATGGCTACCCTTCCCATATACCATTTGGACTATTTATCGGATGAGAATTCTTGGTTACTATTCAAGCAGCGTTCTGCTCTGATGGAAAGCGAGGAGGGATACATGAGATTGGAAAGCATTGGAAAGCAAATTGTTCAGAAGTGTGGAGGGGTTCCTTTGGCTGTAAAAGCTCTTGGAAGCATGTTGCGGTTAAAGCATAGAGAAAGTGACTGGTTATGTGTTAAAGAAAGTGAGATCTGGGAGTTACCGGATGACGGGAGTGGCATTTTACCTGCCTTGAGATTAAGTTATGGCAATCTACCATCATATTTAAGGCAGTGCTTTGCGTTTTGTTCGATATTCCCAAAAGATTGTGAAATGGATAAATCTCAGTTGATAGAGTTATGGATGGCAAATGGATTTGTTCCTTCTAGAGGACGTAGGGAGTTGCGTGAAATTGGAGATGAGATATTCCTCGAGTTAACTTGGAGGTCCTTCTTTCAAGATGTTACTGAAGATGATGATGGCACTGTGACCTGTAAAATGCATGATCTCGTTCATGACCTTGCAATTTCGATAATGAGGTTCGAATGTTATATGTATGACAATAACCAGTCGTTTGGGTCTCCAAAACAGATTAGGCACTTACATATTCCCATTCAACCAATGCCTCCTTTCAGTTACGAAAGGATTCTCTTCGACAAACAACATAATCTCCTCAAAAGCTGTTCGTCAGTGCGGTCCCTCATTCTTGGTGGCATTGGCCTGACTAAAGCCGATTGTCCTCTGAAACATGTGAGAGCACTGGACTGCAATATGCATCAAATACCGAAGTCGCTAGGAAAGATGGTACACCTGAGATATTTAAACATACGTTATCAGGGAAGCGCATGCATCGATAGAATTCCGAAATCTTTTTGTAACTTGGTGCACTTGACGTATCTAAACTTGTCTTACTCTCGCATCAAAAGATTGCCCCAGTCTGCCAATTGCCTCCTAAACTTGCAGATTATGAAACTCTCCTGGTGTCGCTATCTTTGTGAGCTACCCCAAGGAATGCAACATATGAGAAGCCTAAAGTGTGTTGATATCTCACATTGTGATTCTCTTGAGCAAACTCCACCTGGAATTGGGCACCTGACTCAATTGGTAGAACTGAGTATATTTATAGTAAGGAAGGACCATGGTTGTGGAGTTTGGGAGCTTAAAGAGTTAGACCTTGGAAAGGAGTTGTCTCTAAAGGAACTCGATAATGTGACAGGTTCAACTGAAGCCAAGAGTGCCAACTTGATAAGGAAGCAAAATCTCCGATCATTGAGTTTAATCTGGGGAAAACAAGCAGGGGAATTTCCAGATAATGAAGAAGAGGTTCTTAGCAGTCTCCAACCTCATTATAATCTGGAGTATTTTCGGATAAGCTGTTATCAAGGTTTAAGGCTTCCCAGTTGGTTGATTGATTTACCGAATCTGGTCTCAGTTGAGCTTGACCTGTGTAAAAGATGTTCACATCTTCCACCTCTAGGGGAACTGCCGTTGCTCAAGGTTCTTAAAATAAAGGGAATGGATGCTGTGAAGTGCATTAGCAATGAATTCTATGGAAATGGGATCAATCCGTTCCCATCATTGGAGGAACTCTATTTTGACTCGATGCCTGTTTTGGAGACGTGGAAAACAGTTGAGGGAAGGGGAAATTTTCCTCGTCTGCAAATCTTGGTTTTCAGGAAATGCCCTGAGTTAATTGAATTGCCAAAGTTTCCAACCCTCAAAAAGCTTCAAATTGGGAAAAGGGAGAGCGGCTTATTTTGTCCTTATCCTGGTTCACTTGAGATCCATGACCTTTCTGGCTTGACAGTTTTTCCTAGTGGTTTGTTGCAAAATCAAACACACCTTGAGGAGTTGAGGATAGCATCATTACCTGACCTCAAGTCTCTGTCGAATCATCTGGATAATCTATCTGTGCTGAAACACTTGGGAATCTACAGCTGCCACAAGCTTGAAGACATTCTTGAAGCACTACAAAACCTTAATGCTTTAGAGAGTCTGGTTTTGGTTGGGTGTGACCGTCTTGTTTCGTTTCCTGGTAACGTAAATGGCTTAACTTCACTTCGTGTCCTGAACATTTCAGAGTGCGATAGATTTACCTCTTTATCTGATAGGGTCATGCATTTGACACATCTTGAGGAAATGTGGATTTGGGATTGTCCGATGTTGAATTCCTTACCGGAGGAAATCCAGCATCTAAATGCTCTTCAAAAATTGACAATTAGTCGGTGTG